A stretch of Mastomys coucha isolate ucsf_1 unplaced genomic scaffold, UCSF_Mcou_1 pScaffold3, whole genome shotgun sequence DNA encodes these proteins:
- the Marcks gene encoding myristoylated alanine-rich C-kinase substrate, with the protein MGAQFSKTAAKGEAAAERPGEAAVASSPSKANGQENGHVKVNGDASPAAAEPGAKEELQANGSAPAADKEEPASGGAAIPAAAEKDEAAAAAEPGAAAAAGAADKEAAEAEPAEPGSPAAEAEGASASSTSSPKAEDGAAASPSSETPKKKKKRFSFKKSFKLSGFSFKKSKKEAGEGAEAEGATADGAKDEAAAAGEAAAAPGEQAGGAGAEGAAGGEPREAEAAEPEQPEQAEQAAAEEPQAEEPSEAAGEKAEEPAPGATAGDAPSVAGPEQEAPAAATEEAAASAAPAATPEPQPECSPEAPPAPAAE; encoded by the exons ATGGGTGCCCAGTTCTCCAAGACCGCAGCGAAGGGAGAAGCCGCCGCCGAGAGGCCCGGGGAGGCGGCTGTGGCCTCGTCGCCTTCCAAAGCAAATGGGCAG GAGAACGGCCACGTAAAGGTGAACGGCGACGCGTCGCCCGCCGCCGCCGAGCCGGGCGCCAAGGAGGAGCTGCAGGCCAACGGCAGCGCCCCGGCCGCCGACAAGGAGGAGCCTGCGAGTGGCGGGGCCGCGATCCCCGCCGCGGCCGAAAAGGATGAGGCCGCCGCGGCCGCCGAGCcgggcgccgccgccgccgccggcgCGGCCGACAAGGAGGCTGCCGAGGCCGAGCCCGCCGAGCCCGGGTCTCCGGCCGCCGAGGCCGAGGGCGCGTCCGCCTCCTCCACGTCGTCGCCCAAAGCGGAGGACGGAGCCGCGGCGTCGCCCAGCAGCGAGaccccgaaaaaaaaaaagaagcgcTTTTCCTTCAAGAAGTCTTTCAAGCTGAGCGGCTTCTCCTTCAAGAAGAGCAAGAAGGAGGCGGGCGAGGGCGCTGAGGCCGAGGGCGCGACCGCCGACGGCGCCAAGGACGAGGCCGCAGCCGCCGGCGAGGCGGCCGCGGCCCCCGGGGAGCAGGCGGGCGGGGCGGGCGCCGAGGGCGCGGCGGGCGGAGAGCCCCGGGAGGCCGAGGCGGCGGAGCCGGAGCAGCCAGAGCAGGCGGAGCAGGCCGCGGCGGAGGAGCCGCAGGCCGAGGAGCCGTCGGAGGCCGCGGGCGAGAAGGCCGAGGAGCCCGCGCCGGGCGCCACCGCGGGCGACGCGCCCTCTGTCGCGGGGCCGGAGCAGGAGGCTCCCGCCGCCGCCACCGAAGAGGCCGCGGCGTCTGCTGCCCCCGCCGCGACGCCCGAGCCGCAGCCCGAGTGCAGTCCGGAGGCGCCCCCCGCGCCGGCGGCCGAGTAA
- the LOC116075398 gene encoding uncharacterized protein LOC116075398, which translates to MDLGFQRASTSTVPELNGSTELAGPQGGTSRVFTLVGSLQRCCRDGLAPHQPPPRSPDAHRLRPGTAICSSWVLGSPPDPLPPPIPSRPSPPRLRRAPPLPPPGAWGSESSQRLPRRRVDTRQIGIGERKGGKAARQPVNKGAIKAAPKCLGEKIRKRTSNHPNLKPEGDAEEGARFPWGWVHRLPFELLGISWMVVLDQPSWLFKLELLMRDSRPSWRLVSRARPAGFLTGANTLVGKTHFEEMFLPAAPWNMTSGLNNVSKGTGQSGDETSRNDVLLSDCQRALEQRVIGLNQLSFSLKV; encoded by the exons ATGGACTTAGGTTTTCAGAGGGCAAGCACCTCGACCGTACCAGAATTAAATGGGAGCACAGAGCTGGCA GGACCTCAGGGGGGGACATCCCGTGTGTTTACTCTCGTTGGCTCGCTCCAGCGCTGCTGCAGGGACGGATTGGCTCCCCACCAACCCCCACCCCGCTCCCCTGACGCTCACAGACTCCGCCCCGGCACGGCCATCTGCTCCTCGTGGGTTCTGGGGTCTCCTCCTGACCCACTCCCTCCGCCCATCCCCTCGCGCCCCTCCCCGCCCCGACTCCGCCGGGCtccaccccttccccctcccgGCGCCTGGGGCTCCGAATCTTCCCAGCGGTTGCCCCGGAGACGAGTCGATACCAGGCAAATAGGcattggagaaagaaaaggggggaaagcTGCACGACAGCCTGTTAACAAAGGAGCCATAAAAGCAGCCCCCAAATGTCTGGGAGAAAAAATCCGAAAGCGAACTAGCAATCACCCCAATTTAAAACCGGAGGGAGACGCAGAGGAAGGGGCAAGGTTCCCGTGGGGGTGGGTGCACAGATTGCCCTTTGAGCTTTTGGGAATCTCCTGGATGGTGGTGTTGGATCAGCCCAGTTGGCTTTTCAAGCTGGAACTGCTAATGAGGGATTCGCGTCCATCCTGGCGGCTGGTTTCTCGGGCCAGGCCAGCAGGCTTCCTTACGGGTGCTAACACGTTGGTTGGCAAGACGCATTTCGAAGAAATGTTCCTTCCAGCTGCTCCATGGAATATGACTTCGGGATTGAATAATGTATCTAAAGGTACTGGACAGTCAGGAGATGAAACTTCACGCAACGATGTTCTGCTCAGTGACTGTCAAAGAGCACTTGAACAAAGGGTTATTGGCTTGAACCAACTGTCCTTTTCACTCAAAGTGTGA